In one Dama dama isolate Ldn47 chromosome 5, ASM3311817v1, whole genome shotgun sequence genomic region, the following are encoded:
- the PTRH2 gene encoding peptidyl-tRNA hydrolase 2, mitochondrial → MISRSLVMEYLTNPGALSLAAGVACGVCLGWGLRVRFGMLPKSSVRETNADAETEASILGESGEYKMILVVRNDLKMGKGKVAAQCSHAAVSAYKQIQRRNPELLKEWEYCGQPKVVVKAPDEETLVELLTHAKVLGLTVSLIQDAGRTQIAPGSRTVLGIGPGPADLIDKVTGHLKLY, encoded by the coding sequence atGATCTCCAGATCCCTGGTCATGGAGTATTTGACTAATCCTGGTGCACTTAGCTTGGCTGCCGGAGTTGCCTGTGGCGTGTGCCTAGGCTGGGGCCTCCGAGTGCGCTTTGGAATGCTCCCCAAGAGCTCGGTGAGGGAGACAAATGCTGATGCTGAGACGGAAGCAAGCATCCTCGGAGAGAGTGGGGAGTACAAAATGATTCTTGTGGTTCGAAATGACTTAAAGATGGGAAAAGGAAAGGTGGCTGCCCAGTGCTCTCATGCTGCTGTTTCTGCCTACAAGCAAATTCAAAGGAGAAACCCTGAGTTACTCAAAGAATGGGAATACTGTGGCCAGCCCAAAGTGGTAGTCAAAGCTCCTGATGAAGAAACTCTGGTTGAATTACTGACCCATGCAAAAGTGCTGGGACTGACTGTAAGTTTAATCCAAGATGCAGGACGTACTCAGATTGCACCAGGCTCTCGAACTGTTTTAGGAATTGGACCAGGACCAGCGGACCTAATTGACAAGGTCACCGGTCACCTAAAACTTTACTAG